One Verrucomicrobiia bacterium genomic window carries:
- a CDS encoding thiamine pyrophosphate-dependent enzyme: protein MSSLTDSPALTTVITVPPDAERKGLTKKEIAADHPTWCPGCGDFSVLALYFKLIEKRKLWHEKITTVAGIGCSSRFPYFVQAHGVHYIHGRALPFATGVSLSRPDLHVFVFGGDGDAFSIGGNHFNHTARKNVKLTYVVMDNWVYGLTKKQTSPTSPLGFKSKTDQWGAIDYPINPMKQAISAGASFVARTTHTNPNHVLQMMEAAMDHDGFSFIECLSECVEFYEGAFDASNPRKGGVFNEVPKDHDVTDELAAYKLANEPFPGYFGIFYKASKPTKNAKEAEIGKSAMEKVKGMKDWQILQKTFDRLK from the coding sequence ATGAGTTCCCTGACCGATTCCCCCGCTCTTACCACCGTCATTACAGTTCCTCCCGACGCAGAACGCAAAGGCCTGACCAAGAAGGAAATTGCAGCGGATCATCCCACGTGGTGCCCCGGTTGCGGAGATTTCTCCGTGCTGGCGCTGTATTTCAAGCTGATCGAAAAGCGGAAGCTCTGGCACGAGAAGATCACGACGGTTGCCGGCATCGGCTGCTCCAGCCGCTTTCCCTACTTCGTCCAGGCGCACGGCGTTCATTACATTCACGGCCGCGCCCTGCCATTCGCAACCGGAGTTTCGCTCTCCCGTCCCGACCTGCACGTGTTTGTGTTCGGCGGTGATGGCGACGCGTTTTCCATTGGCGGCAACCATTTCAACCACACCGCGCGCAAGAACGTGAAGCTCACCTACGTGGTCATGGACAATTGGGTCTACGGCCTGACGAAGAAGCAGACTTCCCCGACGTCGCCGCTCGGATTCAAAAGCAAGACCGATCAATGGGGCGCAATTGATTATCCCATCAATCCCATGAAGCAGGCGATTTCAGCAGGGGCCAGTTTCGTCGCACGCACGACGCACACGAACCCAAACCATGTGCTGCAGATGATGGAGGCCGCGATGGATCACGACGGTTTCAGCTTCATCGAATGTCTCAGCGAATGCGTGGAGTTTTACGAAGGCGCCTTTGACGCCTCGAATCCGCGCAAGGGCGGCGTGTTCAACGAAGTTCCCAAGGACCACGACGTGACGGATGAGCTCGCGGCGTACAAGCTCGCCAACGAACCGTTCCCCGGATACTTCGGCATTTTCTACAAGGCATCCAAGCCGACCAAGAACGCGAAGGAAGCGGAGATCGGCAAGTCTGCAATGGAGAAGGTCAAGGGCATGAAAGATTGGCAGATCCTGCAGAAAACGTTTGATCGTCTGAAGTAA
- a CDS encoding HEAT repeat domain-containing protein: MKSEIREAVEKFFAQGKFSRFDQPEVEITTREEAEEFCRVFKETLASPSRAARLLRAFQPEEPAQEVFQVFRDDGVPLLLELEPCLMDDAPTAISDRLFLLKLLTQFATEDGTDRIIAVAQSGFASEAYMWSSIIGGFNNEHPHCRRFFSAFKLSLPSGFAAVTLLDAANQCALDGGDIEHPYDSPSGIEMLRGWLRDLNPEHFSYAHSATAALPFMTHPARNELLELAMDHPDPGVSVEAAWAAAKMGMERGIRNLARFAVHVNTSSAAVQLLEELGREDAIPAEAADPNFQAMATMVAWLSHPSEFGEPPARISIVDTRELYWPPTQDRRQLWLLRYEYPRTDEREADDIGLGMVGSVTFALFGETTADLTPLQAYALHCCWELETNGDPLAPKKRTVQAGLTILGGYNELPDNELNAIAAAPDIAETDDTAGESQLEESYSDDPASDALSQILAHTKDNLAKGNSEKRALRSAMKQLMEEQTARLKKEVEEFRTHLVAKRKLAPAVQTSTRRVPMEAVQHPDVERQRNALEAAGYRLEGIYAFENIPGFQLFLFGHSENGTTASISSGKDLTTEIGARYPDGRGFNVRDTAAVPGLTPAPWITYRYEPGRSVAELVAIFDSSRPPGHSKITGAEAAATLAADFRKVQLWRMERGGWNRDEVQTQLRIADAVAEEERLSEMCLAVRETWLYAWFKDRYPELAEGLMESLVIVHDEMDGALLYVLWMMGGGSSEVRTGEFDDGNPREVFSQVNLKHGRPLTLIACKQDGFPADFYRPADQQSAT, encoded by the coding sequence ATGAAGAGCGAAATACGCGAGGCCGTGGAGAAATTCTTTGCGCAGGGCAAGTTCTCCCGGTTCGATCAACCGGAAGTTGAGATCACCACACGCGAAGAAGCCGAGGAATTCTGCCGCGTTTTCAAAGAGACTCTGGCCAGCCCCAGCCGCGCGGCCCGCCTCCTTCGCGCCTTCCAGCCCGAAGAACCTGCCCAAGAAGTCTTTCAAGTCTTTCGCGACGACGGAGTTCCGCTGCTGTTGGAATTGGAACCCTGCCTCATGGACGACGCGCCCACCGCCATCAGCGATCGACTGTTTCTTCTAAAGCTCCTGACGCAGTTTGCGACAGAAGACGGCACTGACCGCATCATTGCAGTCGCCCAATCTGGTTTTGCTTCCGAGGCATACATGTGGTCGTCAATCATCGGCGGCTTTAACAACGAGCACCCGCATTGCAGGCGGTTCTTCTCGGCATTCAAACTCTCGCTGCCTTCAGGGTTCGCGGCTGTCACCTTGTTGGATGCAGCCAACCAATGCGCGTTGGACGGTGGCGACATCGAGCATCCTTACGACTCTCCTTCGGGAATTGAGATGCTCCGCGGATGGCTGCGGGATTTGAACCCCGAACACTTCAGTTACGCGCACAGTGCAACCGCTGCGTTGCCGTTCATGACCCATCCGGCACGAAACGAATTGCTTGAACTGGCGATGGACCATCCGGATCCAGGCGTGTCAGTTGAAGCTGCGTGGGCGGCCGCGAAGATGGGCATGGAACGCGGCATTCGAAACCTCGCCCGCTTTGCCGTCCATGTGAACACTTCGTCGGCTGCCGTCCAGCTGCTCGAGGAGCTCGGCCGCGAGGACGCAATTCCGGCCGAGGCTGCCGATCCCAATTTCCAGGCGATGGCAACGATGGTTGCATGGCTGTCGCATCCCAGTGAGTTCGGCGAACCGCCCGCGCGGATCAGCATAGTCGACACGCGCGAGCTTTACTGGCCGCCCACGCAGGATCGCCGCCAGCTTTGGCTGTTGCGCTATGAGTATCCCAGGACGGACGAGCGCGAGGCAGACGACATAGGCCTTGGGATGGTTGGTTCGGTCACATTCGCGCTCTTTGGCGAAACGACAGCAGATCTCACCCCGTTGCAAGCCTATGCGCTTCACTGCTGCTGGGAGCTTGAGACGAACGGAGACCCGCTGGCGCCCAAGAAGCGTACGGTGCAGGCCGGTTTGACGATCCTAGGTGGGTACAATGAATTGCCGGACAACGAACTGAACGCGATTGCAGCGGCCCCGGATATCGCCGAGACGGATGACACGGCCGGGGAATCGCAACTTGAAGAATCGTATTCAGATGATCCCGCCAGCGATGCGCTCTCGCAGATTCTTGCACATACGAAGGATAACCTCGCAAAAGGAAACTCGGAGAAAAGAGCGTTACGTTCTGCAATGAAGCAGCTGATGGAAGAGCAGACCGCTCGTTTAAAGAAGGAAGTCGAAGAGTTTCGCACTCACCTTGTTGCCAAGCGCAAATTGGCGCCTGCCGTGCAGACTTCAACGCGGCGCGTCCCAATGGAGGCTGTGCAGCACCCGGATGTGGAACGTCAACGGAACGCGCTTGAAGCTGCGGGTTACCGTCTGGAGGGCATCTATGCCTTTGAGAACATACCCGGGTTCCAGCTCTTCCTTTTCGGGCATTCAGAAAATGGCACGACCGCCTCCATCAGCAGCGGCAAGGATCTTACGACCGAGATTGGGGCGCGTTATCCCGACGGCCGCGGTTTTAACGTCCGCGATACCGCTGCCGTCCCAGGACTCACCCCTGCCCCGTGGATTACTTACCGATATGAGCCGGGCCGAAGCGTCGCTGAACTCGTCGCCATCTTCGATTCATCCAGGCCGCCGGGACATTCGAAGATAACGGGGGCAGAAGCCGCCGCGACGCTCGCTGCAGACTTTCGCAAAGTCCAGCTTTGGCGCATGGAACGCGGAGGTTGGAACAGGGACGAAGTCCAGACCCAGCTCCGCATTGCCGATGCAGTCGCCGAGGAGGAAAGACTGAGCGAAATGTGTTTGGCCGTTCGGGAAACCTGGCTCTACGCCTGGTTCAAGGATCGTTACCCCGAGCTTGCTGAAGGCCTGATGGAATCATTGGTGATCGTTCATGACGAAATGGATGGTGCGCTACTGTATGTGCTCTGGATGATGGGAGGCGGCTCCTCAGAAGTCAGGACGGGCGAGTTCGACGATGGCAACCCCCGGGAGGTCTTTTCACAGGTAAACCTGAAGCACGGCCGCCCGCTCACGCTGATTGCATGCAAACAGGACGGTTTCCCCGCAGACTTCTACCGCCCCGCTGACCAACAATCTGCAACCTGA